ACATCAACTTCAATTAGTTCTTGTTTCTGTTGCCAAGGGAAATGATGATTGCGTATGGTTTTTTACTCAAGTTTCTCACTTACTGAATATTGTTGGTACTTCTTGTAAGCGTCATGACATGCTTAGAGATGTTAGAGCTCAAAAGATTATGGAAGCACTTGAATTGGGTGAAATAGAAAGTGGGGTTGGATTAAATCAAGAGATGGGATTGGCTAGGCCAGGTGATACTAGATGGGGTTCTCATTACAAAACAATATTGCATATTATTGGTATGTACCCCACAATTCATGAGGTGCTCATAACTCTTGGAAAAGACCCCACACAAAGAGATGATTGGCCAAGAATACATGCTGTGGTTGGAGCTTTTGAAtcatttgattttgtttttagTGCACATTTGATGCTTGTCATTCTTGGATATACAAATGAGTTGTGTTTGTGCTTGCAAAAGAGAGACCAAGATATTGTTAATGCAATGTCACTTGTAACTTTGGCCAAGGAAAGAATGCAAAAATTAAGATCTGAAGGATGGGAAGAATTTTTTCAAGGAACTGTTGTTTCATTTTGCAATAAACATAGTATCCAAGTTCCAACCTTAGATGGAAAATATGTGCCACATGGAAGATCTCCACGGTTTTATCCGGACCAAACAAATGATGATCATTTTAGAAGAGAAGTGTACATTGGTGTGATTGATAAAATTAGCCAAGAGCTCAATAGTAGGTTTGATGAGGTTAATATGGAATTGCTCATTTGCATGTCAGCATTGAATCCATTCAATTCATTTGCCTCTTATGATGCACAACAAGTACTTAAGCTTGCCAAGTTTTATCCAAAAGAGTTTTCAACCATGGATTTGATCAGACTAGAAATGCAACTTGGGACTTTTATTGATGATATGAGAAGAGATGAAAGGTTCAAAGGCCTAGAAACTCTTGCTGAGCTCTctattaaacttgttgaaacaaACAAGCATGTTCTTTATGATTGGGTCTATTTACTTCTCAAGTTGGTATTGATATTACCTGTAGCAACAGCAAGTGTTGAGAGGGTGTTTTCTGCATTGAGTGTAGTGAAGAGCAAGCTGAGAAATAGTATGTGTGACAAATTATTGAATGATTGTTTAATCACATTTATTGAGCGGGATGTCTTCTCTCAAGTTAGCGAAGAAGACATTAAAAAGAATTTCATGTCTATGAAGACCCGGCGAGTAGAAAAGAAGTAGTGTATTATAATCTTCTACCTAAATATTGTAagatatttgaattatttatgtTGTAACTTTCGTAACTTTGAACTTAAATGTTGGTTTTAAATCAATTTGTGATGTACTGAGTTATCTTTCAATATTTGAATTATATTTCCACTATATTTGACATATTTGACTTGATTTTATAACATCGTGACAATTTGGGACGCCAAGCAGGACCACCCAACGATTCGATCCTGGAGCCGCCACTGCTTTACAGTGGTCTGATCTCTCTATCGGTAGTATTACACTATCGGTATTGTCAATGAAGGTAGCTCCCGGGTAAGTCGAGCCATTGCCCGGGCTCCGTCACTGCCGTCTCCATTACCAACTACGCGGTTAATAAGTGTAAAATTTAGTCGATCGTTATAAAACACTATTAATTAGTCATATCTAACTCGACGACgatcctggctccgccactgagTATTGTTGTGATGGATGCAGGGAGAGCGGCTGCGGCAATTGGTGGGGGTGGGAAGGGTTCAGTATTGGATCCAACCTAcacgccgccgacgacccccGGCGGGTCTTACACCGGCGGCCGGGGATGCCGCGGACCCTACAGATGCCCTCCTGGAGCAGGCTCGCCATGACCATGACCCACACTCCATCTCTCTGCTACATACAGTGCTACTGCATGATCGAAGACCATATCGATCTCGATCTCATTATCTAAAATTAAAGTATCGATCTCGATCTACTCATGTCGATCGATGCTATGCCTATATAtacaaacaaataaataaaccAGCAGGCATCTAACGCAGATCGATGGATCGAGTAGGTGTCTTTTAATTCCTCTGTATGCGTTCcatattggagtatatataaaagtagtaTCTGCTCAGTGTGATGTGTGCAGTGAACgtgaggcagcagcagcatatCTGCATATGTGATATGTAGTATGACTGTTACGTACCTCCAGAGCCGGTCCTATGATTTTGAGGGTCCTAGGTGAACTCGTTGCAATGGGCTCTCTaagttatatataaaattttatgatatatatacgctaattttatttgcaaatgaaaataaatttatccatatattaaatttaacatgtcTGGTAATTATCAAAAAATAAAGTCGAccaaaataacaatatatttgTACCTTGAAACTAATATCATTACCTTAATGAAGAATAGCATCCCATCATACCCACTATTTCTCATGAAAAGATACTTCTTCGGGTATTTCTTGATACAAAATCATCAAGAACGAGTCGACGACGCTGTGCGCCTGTGCGGTTGTGTCCTGTGCGATGCGATGCCGTCTGCCGAGTTACCGACGACGCTGCAACTCCTCTCGTTTCTCGGGTGTTTCTGCTTCAGGTAAGCCATAGGCAGGTACTAGACTACTAGTATTAGGTGTTGCCCCCCCTCCATCATCATGGGCCCACGGCGATCACCTCGGCTGCATAGCCCTAGGACCGGCCCTGCGTACCTCAACCTTACCTAGCTAGTTTCGTTTAGAGTTAGAGCTGATAAGATACGTATTATCtttctttttagataatggcaTTAAATTAATCTACAGCCACAGATAATACGTGGCTGTAGATAAATTAATCTGTGGCTTGTGAATTTGTGAAGGTCCTCGCACTCATCTGCACCCAGCACGCTGCTTCAGTAGTAGGAGGCAACTATATGGATACAATCTATTttgaatgaaataaaaaaaaatgggacAATGTAAAAAGTTGTAAATCTAGCGAAAAAAAACTAATGTAAAATTTAACTTTGGTGCACTATACCTGAGTATAAGTGCTCTGTTAACTAAGTGTAATTATAAGTTGGATCGACAGTAACACAAATTTAGACGTAACATCCTACGGATGGAAAATTAAAAGATATAAGCTTAAAAATCTATCAAAGTGAAATAGTAAAACCAAACTTTTCCCCTACCCCGagcctcctcccccttccctctccccGTTCTCTTCCCCAAAGGAGCGCGCTGAATTCCCTCCTCCGAACCATCTTCCCCATCTTCGGCGGTTCCCCGACACTACATTCACCACCACCAATCGCCACCTCCTTGTTTTCCCCACCGCCAACGCCGGCCCACCGCCTCCTGCCAACCCTATGGCTCCAGCACCACCACCGGTGCCTTGCCACCCGCCCGTGTCCACCACTTAGTTGCTCACCTCCGGTTCTCCGTCACCTATAGCTATCCCCCTAAGCTCTAGGGGTTCCATCttctccctcccccatcccatCCCCCTCCTACCCTAACTCTAACTCCAACCTGAAAACTTTATCTTCTTGTTAGACATGAATCTTAACGTGGATCTAACGGTTCAAAATCTGTAAGATTTCATTCTTAAATTTTTGTGGAATGCTATTAAGCAAATCCATTTTATTAAAGAGAATGGTTAAAATGCGAGAGGAAATGGCCTAAGACATAATATAGGACCAACCAAACCGAAGAAGATTAtttaaagaaaaagactaaATCTAGCGGCACAGGATTAAAAACGACCTAGTTATGTTGCTGGGAATGAAACATGGcacatgtaattttttttatataatatggCACATGTAATATATCTTGTACCACCTATTGGTATATTTTTTTCGTTCCATATAGTACCGAATATGATATATTATAGTATTACGAAGTATAGGCtggttttgttttttatatgacAGAGAGCATGCTGTTTGTCCTTGTCCTTGTTTTGCCTCTCAATTCTCTATGGTGGAGTAGATATGTACTGAGTAGTCAAGTCGGTCAAGCCCTCCAGGATGGAATAATGGAATTAACAACAGATTCTGGTGCCATCCTGAGTCGTGCTGTAGCCGAGCTGATAAGGTCTctattgattaattactctaccaGATGAGACGTCTCATATTGTGGAAAAAACGAAGACTTAATTTGTTGGCCAGTGCcaaaaaaattttttttttgagggaactGCCAAAAAATTTTTGAGGGAAAAGACCAGTGCCAAATTGGTCCCGGAAGAAATTAGGGGCTCAACTTTTTTTACttatgcttatatatatatatcatctaaaatttaaatttttaatcttaaatttgaagctgattttgagttttttatctgaatttattttttagattttgcttttagatcgttaagaacacatatatgaaaatcttatttataaattatttttcatttacaaaTATATCGTTTGGAttatttcacaaatataaaCCAAACGATGgggttgtaacttgtaagaGATCGGGCCAGCCATTGACTCGTAGTAAACGATAGCGAACTGCACTATTAATTCTGGAAACCCACGGCCTTTTGACGAAGAAGCAACAACTAAACTCAGGAGGTGCATGTAATTTATAAGGATAATTCGTTATATTCCACTTCAAATTAGCCTGTTTTCTCATATGTCACTTAAAATTAGCCCTTTCACTCTATGTCACTAGTTTAAACTTGCCTATCCTCGTGTGTCACTGACGTCACTCCTCTGGCTCTTCACTAGTAATAGGGTTTAATCAGTTATCAGTTTTTTCAAAAGTGACCCAAAATGTTTTCGAGGGAAAAGATCAGTGCCAAATTGGTCCTGGGATTAATCAAGAGGCCCGGCCAGCCATTGACTCCTAGTAAACGATAGCGAAGTGCACTAAATATACTTTACTACCCTGCCTGCTTGCCTGCAGGCTCTATAAATTCTGGAAACCCACGGCCTGTAGTCGATCGAAGAAGCAACAATTAAACCCAGGGGGTGCATACATTCCAGTCAGAGAGAAGAACAGGATAATTAATTAGTGGAGTGGTAATTAAGCGAGATGAGGACGCACCGCAGCTCTTCTTCTGCCGTTGCTGCTGCACTGTCCCTTTGCAAGGTGCTCCTGATTGTGCTCGCGCTCATCTGCACCCTGCACACTGCTTCCGTAGACGGAGGTAAACTAAACTAAATACAGTAGTATATCAAAACTTTTTTGATCCGTGTCCAACTAACTAATTAAGCTgccctgcatgcatgcaatgttTGCAACTATGTTAGCTATACTAGACAGGGTTAATTAGTGGTGTAATTAATCTGAATGATGAACATTAGTACTGCTTAATTCTTGCTAGTTGTTCAACGTTAAGAGCTAATCAAGCCTCCGTAAGACATCACTTATTCTTCAAAGGTTcagtatttttcttttcttctacgTATAATCAACGGCAAATTTGCCCAATGAACATATGTGTGCGCGTGCCCTaagagcaaggttaatagtatagccaactactaactccaattcatctatagccaatttaatagctaatttatataatagttacttactatactattagcaTATGGTCCcgctgtcatatacacattgcgtcttaaaatccgtgctgcagctggctacagatttgtagcccgctgctcttctctctcatcttttatcttattaaaatatatttgcagctggcttatagcctactattgtacctgctctaaggtgGGGAAGCTCACCTTGCACAGGGATCGGAGGAAAGTGAGGTTGGAAAAGAAATCTTACACGAGCAGATGTGGGTGTTGGAGCGGAAACTTTTAATCATCACACGAGATTTGGAGGAagagatatctctccaaacattttttaaaaagaaattgaGATTTGGAGGAATAGACGTCtctccaaatattttttaaaaagaaattgtGAGCATGTTGAGTATTGAACACAGGAACTCAGGGTTGAAATTACACAACCCTTACCAGTGCACCATATAAGGTGCATATCTCAATCAAAGACCATATCATcactcctttaagttgatcaataccgtgctttttttaaaaaaaaaaatcaataccaTGCTCATACATGGTCTGCCTTGGCTCTAATAAAATGCTTGGGCTTGGTACTCGATCCTTTGTCCTAGTGAGTTCTGACGCACGGAATGAGGCGTGCCGCGTGCGACCGTCAACTTTGcaggggaataagttcaccctaggtcccttaacttgtcaacgaatccgattttcatcctccaaccgaaaaaccagatacaacgagTCCCTTAACTGTCAAAACCAGCATGAGGTCCCTTAGCGGTttggatggtggttttggctgacgtggcgcctacgtggctaatttgactcgttCTTCatttgacgtggcgcttatgtggcaattcgatctaagaaaaataataaacccgtgggacccacatgtcagtttcacacatgaattaataaaaaatagtggggcctacgtgggccccacatgtcattctcactcccctcctcttcttcctcctctctccccatctcctctctcAGGCGCAACAGAGAGGGCGCAGCGCACGCCCTCCGCCGCaacccgcctccaccaccgtcgtcatcctccaccacctcgaccccgccggcgccgacatCGCAGTAGACGAGCAATGACAAGGGGACGAGACGAAGGAGGACAAAAACGGGAGGCTGGCGGCCTGCATCTCCTTGGTATGCTTCCATGTCCCATCGAGGAGTAGCAGCGTCGGGTTGGCTCGCGCGGGCGGAGGCGTGTATCGGCACCAGGAAGCGAGGTCGACGGCGTCCGGCGAAGGGAAGAGCAGGAGGACGAGGCTCAAGATGAGGGGGCCGGAGCCCGGAGGAACTaggaagggaggaggcggcggccggggatgATGAGGAGGTTGGAGAGGAAGCAGGTGAGGAGGGGCCGCTCCCTCCTCTACCGCCGACATCTCCGCGCGCCGGATACGACGAGCTGAAGCGGATGCACTACCTGCACGGCTGCACGAGACCATCAGCGAGGCGATGCGGCTGTACCTCCTCCTCTGTCCCCCTCTCTCCCAGCTTCTCTCTCTGCCAACGAGAAGAACGAGTTGAAGACAGACGGTCAGTCGGGCAGTCATTGAcaccggcggcaatggcggcggcctTGGCGAGCATGGACGACGACAACAACTTGGGTCACTA
Above is a window of Oryza sativa Japonica Group chromosome 10, ASM3414082v1 DNA encoding:
- the LOC107278523 gene encoding uncharacterized protein; translated protein: MKRNGDIASLFRKHEAKAKKRADLIDEEAQIEEEEPPLVEPHPVPTPVVEATNEEQDAPPEYDADHLQYDPGLRSPIASYDVNEQDAVRRAYILKGPNQCYAHDFPVREIYGKKRHFNFVWFHKYQWLEYSVAKDAGFCMVCYLFGSGTSNFVTDGWRNWNKADALDKHVGGITSAHNKAQEKYNLFVSGGPSIDNVIVKVSNESEIHYKARLTYSLRCLRYLLNQGLAFRGHDESEESSNRGNFIELLKWLAENNKEVDRLVLKNAPGNCILTCSSIQREIIHCCADETTKRIIEELGDDHYAILADECSDLSHKEQLALCVRYIDKLGRVCERFLGVVHVASTTSAALKKAILTLLSDHHLSPSQIRGQGYDGASNMKGKINGLKTLIMKESPSAYYIHCFAHQLQLVLVSVAKGNDDCVWFFTQVSHLLNIVGTSCKRHDMLRDVRAQKIMEALELGEIESGVGLNQEMGLARPGDTRWGSHYKTILHIIGMYPTIHEVLITLGKDPTQRDDWPRIHAVVGAFESFDFVFSAHLMLVILGYTNELCLCLQKRDQDIVNAMSLVTLAKERMQKLRSEGWEEFFQGTVVSFCNKHSIQVPTLDGKYVPHGRSPRFYPDQTNDDHFRREVYIGVIDKISQELNSRFDEVNMELLICMSALNPFNSFASYDAQQVLKLAKFYPKEFSTMDLIRLEMQLGTFIDDMRRDERFKGLETLAELSIKLVETNKHVLYDWVYLLLKLVLILPVATASVERVFSALSVVKSKLRNSMCDKLLNDCLITFIERDVFSQVSEEDIKKNFMSMKTRRVEKK